A genomic region of Chlorobaculum parvum NCIB 8327 contains the following coding sequences:
- a CDS encoding competence/damage-inducible protein A, with the protein MKAVIISIGDELLKGHRVNTNAPFIARQLGTIGIPVSRIITCSDDPQSIRVAVTSALEEAEAVLMTGGLGPTNDDRTRTTVQELLGRGLVFDEPSFERIAEMFRRRGRPVTEAMKAQAMVIEGSVTVPNTKGTAPGMIIECAPQFAGRYLVLMPGVPVEMEAMMQLTVIPFFEPLSGAFIRHTPIMTMGIGESQLSGLIAQVEDELPSGTTLSYLPHAAGVSLMVSTSGSRKEEVDEQNRRVVDAIVERARSFVYAIRDARLEEVVVETLLEKKMTVAVAESCTGGLIASRLTDVAGSSGCFLQGLVTYSNEAKVAQLGVDPLTIEELGAVSEPVAEEMARGCLERSGADIAVSTTGIAGPGGGSPEKPVGTVCIAVASRSGKGDVTVEASTFSMHGDRQQNKARFSEAALRALLVRLKQPGS; encoded by the coding sequence ATGAAAGCAGTCATCATCTCCATCGGCGACGAGTTGCTCAAAGGGCATCGCGTTAACACCAACGCTCCGTTCATCGCGCGCCAGCTTGGCACCATCGGCATTCCCGTAAGCCGCATCATTACTTGCTCGGACGATCCGCAATCGATTCGCGTTGCGGTGACGTCGGCGCTCGAAGAGGCCGAAGCGGTGCTCATGACCGGCGGGCTCGGCCCGACCAACGACGACCGGACACGCACCACCGTACAGGAGCTGCTCGGCCGCGGCCTCGTCTTTGACGAGCCTTCGTTCGAGCGAATTGCCGAGATGTTCCGACGCCGCGGCCGCCCGGTAACGGAGGCGATGAAAGCGCAGGCGATGGTCATTGAAGGCTCGGTCACCGTGCCCAACACGAAAGGCACCGCACCCGGCATGATTATCGAATGCGCGCCGCAGTTCGCGGGCCGCTATCTCGTTCTCATGCCGGGCGTGCCGGTGGAGATGGAGGCCATGATGCAGCTCACGGTCATTCCGTTTTTCGAGCCGCTCTCTGGCGCGTTCATTCGCCACACCCCTATCATGACAATGGGCATCGGCGAGTCGCAGCTTTCGGGGCTGATTGCTCAGGTTGAAGACGAACTGCCGTCAGGCACCACGCTCTCCTATCTGCCCCATGCCGCCGGGGTGAGCCTCATGGTGAGCACTTCGGGGAGCCGGAAAGAGGAGGTCGACGAACAGAACCGCCGGGTAGTCGATGCCATCGTTGAACGAGCCAGGTCTTTTGTCTATGCGATCAGGGATGCACGGCTCGAAGAGGTGGTGGTCGAGACGCTGCTTGAAAAAAAGATGACCGTGGCTGTGGCTGAGTCCTGCACCGGTGGCCTTATCGCGAGCCGTCTGACCGATGTGGCCGGTTCGTCCGGCTGTTTTCTGCAAGGGCTGGTCACTTACAGCAACGAGGCCAAAGTCGCACAGCTTGGCGTTGATCCGTTGACAATCGAAGAGCTCGGCGCGGTCAGCGAGCCTGTGGCCGAAGAGATGGCCCGTGGCTGCCTCGAACGGAGCGGCGCGGACATCGCGGTCTCCACGACAGGCATTGCCGGGCCGGGTGGAGGATCGCCGGAAAAGCCGGTTGGCACGGTCTGCATCGCGGTTGCTTCCCGTTCAGGAAAGGGCGATGTGACAGTCGAGGCCTCGACGTTCTCGATGCACGGTGACCGCCAGCAGAACAAGGCGCGCTTCAGTGAGGCAGCTCTCCGCGCATTGCTGGTCAGGCTGAAACAGCCCGGCTCCTGA